The window AACAACCGTTTGAAACGTTTATTAGATTTGATGGCACCAAATATTATCGTGCAAAATGAAAAACGTATGCTACAAGAAGCAGTAGATGCGTTAATTGATAATGGTCGTCGTGGCCGTCCAGTTGTTGGACCAGGTAACCGTCCATTGAAATCTCTTTCTCATATGTTGAAAGGGAAACAAGGTCGTTTCCGTCAAAACTTATTAGGTAAACGTGTTGACTATTCAGGTCGTTCGGTTATCGTTGTAGGACCATTCTTAAAAATGTACCAATGTGGTTTACCAAAAGAAATGGCGATTGAATTATTCAAACCATTTGTAATGCGTGAACTAGTTCAACGTGAATTAGCAAGCAACATCAAAAATGCTAAGCGTAAAATTGAACGTTTAGAAGATGATGTATGGGATGTATTAGAAGATGTTATTAGAGAACATCCAGTTTTACTTAACCGCGCACCTACATTACATAGACTTGGTATCCAAGCATTCGAACCTGTCTTAGTTGAAGGTCGTGCCATTCGTCTTCACCCATTAGTATGTGAAGCCTACAATGCCGATTTCGATGGAGACCAAATGGCGGTTCACGTTCCATTGAACGATGAAGCGCAAGCAGAAGCTCGTTTGTTAATGTTAGCAGCACAAAATATCTTGAACCCTAAAGATGGTAAACCTGTAGTAACACCATCTCAGGATATGGTATTAGGTAACTACTACTTAACAATGGAAGAAGAAGGCCGTGAAGGTGAAGGAATGGTATTCCGTGACTTGAACGAAGCCATCTTAGCTTACAAAAATGGTTATGTCCATTTACATACACGTGTTGGGTTACAAACGTCAGCACTTAAAGACAAACCATTTACTGAATGGCAAAAAGACCGTATTTTATTAACAACAGTTGGTAAAATCATGTTTAACGAAATTATGCCAACAGAGTTCCCTTACTTAAATGAACCAACTGACTATAACTTAGTTGTTGAAACACCAAACAAATATTTTGTTGAGCCTGGTACAGATATTAAAGAAGCGATTAAAGCGCAAGAACCTGTTTTACCATTCAAGAAAAAACATTTAGGTAATATTATCGCTGAAGTCTTCAAACGATTCAAAATTACTGAAACATCACGTATGTTAGACCGTATGAAAGATTTAGGTTATACACATTCTACACATGCTGGTATTACAGTAGGGGCAGCTGATATTTCTAACTTGCAAGAAAAAGCTGCTATGATTGATGAAGCCCATAAACAAGTTGAAAATGTGACAAAACAATTCCGTCGTGGATTAATCACAGATGACGAACGTTATGAACGTGTAATCGGCGTATGGAATAAAGTAAAAGATGAAATTCAGAAGAAACTGATGGAAACATTAGATGATCGTAACCCAATCTTCATGATGAGTGATTCTGGAGCCCGTGGTAATATCTCTAACTTTACTCAGTTAGCTGGTATGCGTGGATTGATGGCCGCTCCAAGTGGACGTATCATGGAATTACCGATCGTTTCTAACTTCCGTGAAGGACTATCTGTCTTAGAAATGTTTATCTCTACCCATGGTGCTCGTAAAGGAATGACCGATACAGCCTTGAAGACAGCCGATTCTGGTTACTTAACACGTCGTTTAGTTGACGTTGCTCAAGATGTTGTTATTCGTGAATCTGATTGTGGTACGGACCGTGGTTTAGAAATTTCTGCTATTCGTGATGGTAATGAAATTATCGAACCTTTAGAGGAGCGTTTATTAGGTCGTTATGCACATAAAACAGTTATTCATCCAGAAACTGGCGATGTAATCGTTGCTAAAGGTGAATTAATTGACGAAGATAGAACTAAAGCAATTATTGAAGCGGGTATTGAGAAAGTAACAATTCGCTCAGTCTTTGCATGTAACACGCCTCATGGAGTATGTAAAAAATGTTACGGACGTAACATGGCAACTGGATCAGAAGTTGAAGTTGGTGAAGCAGTGGGTACAATCGCTGCCCAATCAATCGGTGAACCTGGTACTCAGTTAACAATGCGTACGTTCCATACGGGTGGGGTTGCCGGAGATGATATTACACAAGGTTTACCTCG is drawn from Vagococcus xieshaowenii and contains these coding sequences:
- the rpoC gene encoding DNA-directed RNA polymerase subunit beta', whose translation is MIDVNKFESMQIGLASPEKIRSWSYGEVKKPETINYRTLKPERDGLFCERIFGPSKDWECACGKYKRIRYKGIVCDRCGVEVTRSKVRRERMAHIELAAPVSHIWYFKGIPSRMGLILDMSPRALEEVIYFASYVVTEPGDTTLEKKQLLTEREYREKREQYGQSFQAAMGAEAIQTLLENVELEKEVAELKEELKTASGQKRTRAIRRLDILEAFRQSGNNPAWMVMNVIPVIPPDLRPMVQLEGGRFAASDLNDLYRRVINRNNRLKRLLDLMAPNIIVQNEKRMLQEAVDALIDNGRRGRPVVGPGNRPLKSLSHMLKGKQGRFRQNLLGKRVDYSGRSVIVVGPFLKMYQCGLPKEMAIELFKPFVMRELVQRELASNIKNAKRKIERLEDDVWDVLEDVIREHPVLLNRAPTLHRLGIQAFEPVLVEGRAIRLHPLVCEAYNADFDGDQMAVHVPLNDEAQAEARLLMLAAQNILNPKDGKPVVTPSQDMVLGNYYLTMEEEGREGEGMVFRDLNEAILAYKNGYVHLHTRVGLQTSALKDKPFTEWQKDRILLTTVGKIMFNEIMPTEFPYLNEPTDYNLVVETPNKYFVEPGTDIKEAIKAQEPVLPFKKKHLGNIIAEVFKRFKITETSRMLDRMKDLGYTHSTHAGITVGAADISNLQEKAAMIDEAHKQVENVTKQFRRGLITDDERYERVIGVWNKVKDEIQKKLMETLDDRNPIFMMSDSGARGNISNFTQLAGMRGLMAAPSGRIMELPIVSNFREGLSVLEMFISTHGARKGMTDTALKTADSGYLTRRLVDVAQDVVIRESDCGTDRGLEISAIRDGNEIIEPLEERLLGRYAHKTVIHPETGDVIVAKGELIDEDRTKAIIEAGIEKVTIRSVFACNTPHGVCKKCYGRNMATGSEVEVGEAVGTIAAQSIGEPGTQLTMRTFHTGGVAGDDITQGLPRIQEIFEARNPKGQAVITEVTGIISEISEDPATRTREITVTGQTDTRTYTVPYTAKLKVQEGDAIHRGDALMYGSIEPKQLLQVRDVISVGTYLLGEVQKVYRMQGVEIGDKHVEVMVRQMLRKVRVMDPGDTDILPGTLVDIADFKASNYQTLIAGGIPATARPVLMGITKASIETNSFLSAASFQETTRVLTDAAIRGKRDTLLGLKENVIIGKIIPAGTGMAKYRNMEPKEVGVASENVYSISDIEAKMAAEDALHVNED